The following coding sequences lie in one Rutidosis leptorrhynchoides isolate AG116_Rl617_1_P2 chromosome 4, CSIRO_AGI_Rlap_v1, whole genome shotgun sequence genomic window:
- the LOC139844885 gene encoding 3-ketoacyl-CoA synthase 11-like translates to MTDKQQPPSPSPAPTTTTTLPNFLLSVKLKYVKLGYHYLISHGMYLLLTPVLAIVATHLSTLTTRDYIHLWYQIQFNSITVVICSTLLVFLATLYFMSRPKKVYLIDFACYKPDEERIVTREIFMDRSTRAGTFTEENLAFQKKILERSGLGQKTYFPEAVLAIPPNPCMAEARKEAEMVMYGAIDDLLAKTGVKAKEIGILIVNCSLFCPTPSLSSMIVNHYKLRGNIMSYNLGGMGCSAGLIAIDLAKQLLQVNPNSYAMVVSTENITLNWYFGNNRSMLVSNCLFRMGGAAVLLSNRSSDRRRSKYQLIHTVRTHKGADDRCYNCVFQEEDEDKKIGVALSKDLMAVAGEALKTNITTLGPLVLPMSEQFLFFVTLVARKVFQMKIKPYIPDFKLAFEHFCIHAGGRAVLDELEKNLDLADWHMEPSRMTLNRFGNTSSSSLWYELAYSEAKGRIRKGDRSWQIAFGSGFKCNSAVWRALKTIDPTKEKNPWTDEIDNFPVHVPKIEKIGS, encoded by the exons ATGACGGACAAACAACAACCACCATCGCCGTCTCCGGCGCcgacaaccaccaccaccctcCCCAATTTCTTACTTTCAGTAAAACTAAAATACGTAAAATTAGGCTACCATTACTTAATTTCACATGGCATGTATCTTTTACTAACTCCCGTACTCGCAATCGTTGCAACTCATTTATCGACACTCACAACACGCgattatattcatttatggtaccaaattcaattcaattcaatcacTGTTGTTATATGTTCGACGTTACTTGTATTTTTAGCCACACTTTACTTCATGAGCAGACCGAAAAAAGTTTATTTAATTGATTTCGCGTGTTATAAACCCGATGAAGAACGAATTGTAACGCGAGAAATATTTATGGACCGCTCAACTCGAGCTGGAACATTTACCGAAGAGAATTTAGCTTTTCAAAAGAAGATACTAGAACGTTCGGGTTTAGGTCAAAAGACGTATTTTCCAGAAGCGGTTTTGGCGATTCCGCCGAATCCGTGTATGGCCGAAGCGCGAAAAGAGGCGGAAATGGTTATGTATGGAGCGATCGATGATTTGTTGGCGAAAACCGGGGTTAAAGCGAAGGAAATTGGGATATTGATTGTGAATTGTAGCTTGTTTTGCCCCACACCTTCATTGAGTTCAATGATTGTGAATCATTATAAACTTAGAGGAAATATTATGAGTTATAATCTTGGTGGAATGGGTTGTAGTGCTGGTTTGATTGCTATTGATCTTGCAAAGCAATTGCTGCAG GTGAACCCTAATTCGTATGCAATGGTTGTAAGCACGGAGAACATAACATTGAATTGGTACTTTGGAAACAATCGATCAATGCTTGTGTCGAACTGTCTATTTCGAATGGGAGGTGCTGCTGTTTTGTTGTCAAATCGATCATCTGATCGTCGTCGTTCAAAGTATCAACTCATTCACactgttcgaacacataaaggtgCCGATGACAGGTGTTATAATTGTGTTTTCCAAGAAGAAGACGAGGACAAAAAGATAGGCGTAGCGCTTTCAAAAGATCTAATGGCGGTTGCTGGTGAGGCCTTGAAAACAAATATCACGACACTTGGACCTTTAGTGCTTCCTATGTCGGAACAATTTCTGTTTTTCGTAACTTTAGTTGCTAGAAAAGTGTTTCAAATGAAAATCAAACCATATATCCCCGATTTCAAGCTTGCGTTCGAGCACTTTTGTATTCATGCGGGTGGAAGAGCGGTTCTTGATGAGTTGGAAAAGAATCTAGATTTAGCTGATTGGCATATGGAACCTTCTAGAATGACGCTAAATAGGTTTGGAAATACTTCGAGTAGCTCGTTATGGTACGAATTAGCTTATTCTGAGGCTAAGGGCAGAATAAGAAAAGGTGATCGTTCATGGCAAATAGCTTTTGGGTCAGGGTTTAAATGTAATAGTGCAGTGTGGAGAGCATTGAAAACAATTGATCCGACTAAGGAGAAAAATCCATGGACCGATGAGATCGATAACTTCCCGGTTCATGTTCCGAAAATCGAGAAAATCGGATCGTAA
- the LOC139844884 gene encoding armadillo repeat-containing protein LFR — translation MQKRELGKQGGGGSGGTGTPAAKRGRPIGSTASNMAAAALADAAAPSTLLGPSLQVHSSFADQNTKRIVLALQSGLKSELIWALNTLTLLSFKEKDEVRKDATPLAKIPGLLDALLQVIDDWRDISLPKELVKTPRTRSLGVNSTVTGFGNEYKASGLNDVPHSNIGSASVSDTSVLKKATKGLPSEWWLSEDGLFNLDDEGRAEKQQCAVAASNVLRNFSFIPENEIIMGQHRHCLETIFQCMEDHCTEDEELVTNCLETIVNLAPLLDLRIFSSSKPSYIKITEKRAVQAIMGILGSSVKAWHCAAAELLGRVIINPDNEPFLLPSAPQIYKRLVDLLSLPAVDAQAAAVGALYNLAEVNMDCRLKLASERWAVDRLLKVVKAPHPVPEVCRKAAMILESLVSEPQNRPLLLAYENVFAEILFSDGKYSDTFARILFELTSKPNSKVATARGIWGM, via the exons ATGCAGAAACGAGAGCTAGGTAAACAAGGTGGAGGAGGTTCCGGTGGCACCGGCACACCGGCGGCCAAAAGAGGCCGCCCTATTGGCAGCACCGCCAGTAACATGGCAGCAGCTGCGTTAGCCGACGCTGCTGCACCATCCACACTCCTCGGTCCATCGCTTCAAGTTCACTCCTCTTTCGCCG ACCAAAATACTAAAAGGATAGTTCTTGCTCTACAAAGTGGATTAAAGAGTGAGCTGATATGGGCACTAAACACCCTAACTTTGCTTTCATTCAAAGAGAAAGATGAAGTTCGCAAAGATGCAACCCCACTTGCTAAAATTCCTGGATTGCTCGATGCTCTTCTCCAAGTT ATAGATGACTGGCGCGATATATCACTCCCTAAAGAGCTAGTAAAGACACCAAGAACAAGGTCGCTAGGTGTTAACTCGACTGTTACTGGGTTTGGAAACGAATACAAGGCATCAGGCTTAAATGATGTTCCCCATTCAAA CATAGGATCTGCTTCTGTTTCCGACACATCTGTGCTGAAAAAGGCAACCAAGGGTCTGCCTTCTGAATGGTGGCTTTCCGAGGATGGTCTTTTTAATTTGGATGATGAAGGAAGAGCAGAAAAGCAGCAGTGTGCTGTTGCTGCATCAAACGTTCTTCGCAATTTCTCTTTTATACCCGAAAATGAAATCATAATGGGCCAGCATCGCCATTGCTTGGAAACAATCTTCCAGTGCATGGAGGACCATTGTACAG AGGATGAGGAACTTGTAACTAACTGCCTTGAGACGATTGTGAATTTGGCTCCACTGTTGGACCTTCGAATCTTTAGCTCCTCAAAGCCTTCCTACATCAAAATTAC AGAAAAACGAGCAGTTCAGGCTATCATGGGAATATTGGGATCTTCTGTAAAAGCTTGGCATTGTGCGGCTGCAGAGTTACTTGGGCGTGTGATAATTAACCCCGACAATGAACCTTTTCTTCTTCCTTCTGCTCCACAG ATTTACAAGCGATTGGTTGATCTTTTGAGCTTGCCAGCTGTTGATGCACAAGCTGCTGCAGTTGGAGCACTTTATAACCTTGCAGAAGTCAACATGGACTGCCGATTGAAGCTTGCCAGTGAACGATG GGCGGTTGACCGGCTGCTAAAAGTCGTCAAAGCACCACATCCAGTACCAGAAGTTTGTAGAAAAGCTGCTATGATACTAGAGAGCTTAGTCTCAGAGCCGCAAAACCGGCCTCTCCTCCTTGCTTATGAAAACGTATTTGCGGAAATTCTATTTTCTGATGGAAAGTATTCGGATACATTCGCTAGGATTTTGTTTGAATTAACATCAAAGCCCAACAGCAAAGTGGCAACAGCTCGTGGTATATGGGGCATGTAG